One segment of Geomonas ferrireducens DNA contains the following:
- a CDS encoding alpha-2-macroglobulin, whose translation MKKSIVALCSIGSTLLALVGTAFGLTHPTLTWTGYAMCSSCHTTQAKAMYQSVHYQWKGSAAEMTTGPTTQGKIDAVDGSSALNAYCINIQGNWGPCGACHVGTGAKPVATSNPTAAQLAAIDCLICHNDTVNAPYSRVRNATTGLFEPAAGLNMNLVVQKAAIKPVRKNCLGCHAKAGGGDAVKRGDIALASGTTADILYDTHMATGNGGNLACQACHTFSAHRVAGRGTDLRPQDTTVQMACATTTCHPTKTSTTSSHGNEYVNRHQSRVACQTCHLAKYAKNAGDSAASEATETHRTWVSAEWNSTLNRYEPVPTKANNLIPKYAFWNGKSWGNNTFNTAVLDAATGAYKISRPVGAITDGVGTKLYPFKYKTATQALASGKIVPISTAKFFATGLYDDAVRDGLVYLGLSSTTPYTTVTTDEYQLLNHQIPAASGNTLACAACHPNAGATQLKLVNTLGYGIKGTATTTCTQCHSFKDVHSLDYISMHDKHVKDKQIDCSMCHGFTRPERNLRIGILPG comes from the coding sequence ATGAAAAAAAGCATCGTAGCACTGTGCAGTATCGGCAGTACCCTGCTGGCACTGGTCGGCACCGCGTTCGGTCTCACCCACCCGACCCTGACCTGGACGGGGTACGCCATGTGCAGCTCCTGCCACACGACGCAGGCTAAGGCTATGTACCAATCGGTCCACTACCAGTGGAAGGGTTCCGCCGCCGAGATGACCACAGGCCCGACCACACAGGGAAAGATCGACGCCGTCGACGGGTCGAGCGCCCTCAACGCCTACTGCATCAACATCCAGGGGAACTGGGGCCCCTGCGGCGCCTGCCATGTCGGGACCGGCGCCAAACCTGTGGCCACCAGCAACCCGACCGCGGCGCAGCTTGCCGCCATCGACTGCCTGATCTGTCACAACGACACCGTGAACGCACCATATTCCCGCGTGCGTAACGCGACCACCGGGCTCTTCGAACCGGCGGCAGGCCTTAACATGAACCTCGTGGTGCAAAAGGCCGCCATAAAGCCGGTGCGCAAGAACTGCCTCGGCTGCCACGCCAAAGCGGGGGGCGGCGACGCGGTCAAGCGCGGCGACATCGCCCTTGCGAGCGGGACCACGGCAGACATCCTCTACGATACCCACATGGCAACCGGCAACGGGGGCAATCTCGCCTGCCAGGCCTGCCACACCTTCAGTGCGCACCGGGTCGCCGGCCGCGGCACCGATCTCAGGCCGCAGGACACCACTGTCCAGATGGCCTGCGCCACCACCACCTGTCACCCCACCAAGACCAGCACCACCTCCAGCCACGGTAACGAGTACGTGAACCGCCATCAATCCCGCGTCGCCTGCCAGACCTGCCACCTCGCCAAATACGCGAAGAACGCCGGCGACTCGGCAGCCAGCGAAGCCACGGAAACCCACCGTACCTGGGTCTCCGCGGAATGGAACTCGACTCTGAACCGCTACGAGCCGGTGCCGACCAAGGCCAACAACCTGATCCCCAAATATGCCTTCTGGAACGGCAAGAGCTGGGGCAACAACACCTTCAACACCGCCGTTCTCGACGCCGCTACCGGCGCCTACAAGATATCCCGTCCGGTGGGCGCCATCACCGACGGCGTAGGCACCAAACTCTACCCCTTCAAGTACAAGACAGCGACCCAAGCGCTCGCAAGCGGCAAGATCGTCCCCATCTCCACCGCGAAGTTCTTCGCCACCGGTCTCTATGACGACGCGGTGCGGGACGGCCTCGTCTACCTCGGGCTGTCCAGCACAACCCCCTATACCACCGTCACCACCGATGAATACCAGTTGCTGAACCACCAGATCCCGGCGGCCTCCGGCAACACCCTGGCATGCGCCGCCTGCCATCCGAACGCCGGTGCCACCCAGTTGAAACTCGTAAACACCCTCGGCTACGGCATCAAGGGGACGGCAACCACAACCTGCACCCAGTGCCACAGCTTCAAGGACGTCCATTCCCTGGACTACATCAGCATGCACGACAAGCACGTCAAGGATAAGCAGATCGACTGCTCCATGTGCCACGGCTTCACCCGTCCCGAACGCAACCTCAGGATTGGGATCCTGCCTGGCTAA
- a CDS encoding TonB-dependent receptor plug domain-containing protein, producing MTRNRCRLLVPLAGLLLSLLCGTARADDAAEQPAPDLGTMDLEQLTNLKVEKVYGVSKFEQVVTEAPASVTVVTSDEIRHYGWRTLADVLKATRGFFVTYDRNYSYIGTRGFNRPGDYNTRVLLLLDGHQINDVIYESAAIGTEFILDLALVDRIEIIRGPSSSLYGAGAFFGVINVISKSGKQLDGVEAAGSFGSQKSGSGRLTFGKAFNGGEFLVSGSRYVSRGDDRLFYPEFNDPATNNGMADNMDRDRNYSLFASGHLHDFTLTGALVSRDKRIPTASFGTIFDDPRTKSTDRRSFLDLKYDKAFEGTSVTARLFYDEYRFIGDFAYERGIDDPPFYPATYVNRDDHLARWWGAEAQASRQVLPRLQLTGGARFRDNFQLELPNVDLVPGGRSVENDHSDLFWALFGQAELRILDELILNAGVRYDHYETFGGATSPRLALIYTPVEGTVFKLIYGKAFRAPNAYELYYNDVFNGYATSPSLRPETVRTYEAIWEQYYGDVVRTSASLFYNKIDNLISYEDVSATQVAFANMERVKALGGEFEVEGQWNSGFSARASYSFVSARNDVTDQRLDYSPRHLAKLNVTAPLYRKKLFAGIELQGVSRRDFTHNDAQVAAGGYAVANATLYSTALLPGLETSVSVYNLLDRRIVDPATTDHVQNVIPQDGRTYRLQASYRF from the coding sequence ATGACAAGAAACCGTTGCAGGCTTCTGGTGCCACTGGCCGGCTTGCTGCTCTCCCTGCTCTGCGGGACGGCGCGCGCGGATGACGCCGCCGAGCAGCCCGCCCCGGATCTCGGCACCATGGACCTGGAGCAGCTCACCAACCTTAAGGTGGAGAAGGTGTACGGCGTTTCCAAGTTCGAACAGGTGGTGACCGAGGCGCCGGCATCGGTCACCGTGGTGACCTCGGACGAGATCAGGCATTACGGCTGGCGTACCCTTGCGGACGTCCTGAAGGCGACGCGCGGCTTTTTCGTCACCTACGACCGCAACTACAGCTACATCGGGACGCGCGGCTTCAACCGCCCCGGCGATTACAACACCCGCGTCCTCCTCCTGCTCGACGGGCACCAGATCAACGACGTCATCTACGAGTCCGCCGCCATAGGGACCGAATTCATCCTCGACCTGGCCCTCGTCGACCGCATCGAGATCATCAGGGGGCCTAGCTCCTCGCTCTACGGCGCGGGCGCCTTTTTCGGCGTCATCAACGTGATCAGCAAAAGCGGCAAGCAGTTGGACGGCGTGGAGGCGGCGGGAAGCTTCGGGAGTCAGAAGAGCGGCTCGGGGCGCCTCACCTTCGGGAAGGCATTCAACGGTGGTGAGTTCCTCGTCTCGGGTTCACGTTACGTAAGCCGCGGCGACGACCGCCTCTTCTATCCCGAGTTCAACGACCCCGCAACCAACAACGGCATGGCGGACAACATGGACCGCGACCGCAACTACTCGCTCTTCGCCTCGGGGCACCTGCATGACTTCACCCTGACCGGCGCTCTCGTCTCGCGCGACAAGCGCATCCCGACCGCCTCCTTCGGCACCATCTTCGACGACCCCCGCACCAAGTCCACCGACCGGCGCAGCTTCCTCGACCTCAAATACGACAAGGCCTTCGAGGGGACCAGCGTTACCGCGCGGCTCTTCTACGACGAGTACCGCTTCATCGGCGACTTCGCCTACGAGCGCGGCATCGACGATCCACCTTTCTATCCCGCCACCTACGTGAACCGGGATGATCACCTGGCGCGCTGGTGGGGCGCCGAGGCGCAGGCAAGCCGACAGGTGCTCCCGAGGCTGCAACTGACCGGCGGCGCGCGCTTTAGGGACAACTTCCAACTGGAGCTCCCGAACGTGGACCTGGTCCCCGGGGGACGCAGCGTGGAAAACGACCACAGCGACCTGTTCTGGGCCCTCTTCGGGCAGGCGGAGCTGCGCATCCTGGATGAGCTGATCCTGAACGCGGGGGTGCGCTACGACCACTACGAGACCTTCGGCGGCGCGACGAGCCCGCGCCTCGCGCTCATCTACACCCCCGTGGAGGGGACCGTCTTCAAGCTGATCTACGGCAAGGCGTTCCGCGCTCCCAACGCCTACGAGCTCTACTACAACGACGTCTTCAACGGTTACGCCACGAGCCCGTCGCTCAGGCCCGAGACGGTGCGCACCTACGAGGCGATCTGGGAGCAGTACTACGGCGACGTCGTGCGCACCAGCGCGAGCCTCTTCTACAACAAGATCGACAACCTGATCAGCTATGAGGACGTCTCGGCAACGCAGGTAGCCTTCGCCAACATGGAGCGGGTGAAGGCACTCGGAGGAGAGTTCGAGGTCGAGGGGCAGTGGAACAGCGGCTTCTCGGCCCGAGCGAGTTACAGCTTCGTCTCGGCGCGCAACGACGTGACCGATCAGCGCCTGGACTACTCGCCGCGTCACCTGGCGAAGCTCAACGTGACGGCCCCCCTGTACCGGAAGAAGTTGTTCGCCGGCATCGAACTGCAGGGGGTGAGCCGGCGCGACTTTACCCACAACGACGCCCAGGTGGCGGCGGGAGGGTACGCGGTCGCCAACGCGACGCTCTATTCCACAGCCTTGCTGCCCGGGCTTGAAACCTCCGTCTCCGTCTACAACCTCCTGGACCGGCGTATTGTCGATCCCGCCACCACGGATCACGTGCAGAACGTGATTCCGCAGGACGGCAGGACCTACCGGCTCCAGGCGAGCTACCGGTTTTAG
- a CDS encoding YfiR family protein has product MPTIFNMTRRLILGVLTASLVLSGPRPLGAEGAQEYQVKGAMVYNMAKYIEWPAGAFASNGAPLMICSMGRGPFAAALEPYRGKTVLGHPVLVRHLQVGEELGECHLLVVSGVEKRYLAGVLDMARRRSVLTVGDLPDFARQGGIIGLVEQEGRVRFEINMKAAHQSRFKISSQLLKLARIIKEGDS; this is encoded by the coding sequence ATGCCGACCATTTTCAACATGACGCGCCGGCTCATCCTGGGGGTTCTGACCGCCTCCCTCGTCCTGTCCGGGCCCCGGCCCCTCGGGGCCGAGGGGGCACAGGAGTACCAGGTGAAGGGGGCCATGGTCTACAACATGGCGAAGTACATCGAGTGGCCGGCGGGGGCGTTCGCCTCGAACGGCGCCCCCCTCATGATCTGCAGCATGGGGCGCGGCCCCTTTGCTGCGGCGCTCGAGCCGTACCGGGGCAAGACGGTGCTTGGACATCCTGTCCTGGTCCGGCACCTGCAGGTCGGCGAAGAGCTGGGAGAGTGCCACCTTCTCGTGGTGAGCGGGGTGGAGAAACGCTACCTGGCGGGGGTCCTCGACATGGCGCGAAGGAGGTCGGTACTCACCGTCGGGGATCTCCCTGATTTTGCCCGCCAAGGTGGGATCATCGGGCTCGTGGAGCAGGAGGGGAGGGTCCGCTTCGAGATCAACATGAAGGCGGCGCACCAGTCCCGGTTCAAGATCAGCTCCCAACTCCTGAAGCTCGCGAGGATCATAAAAGAGGGTGATTCATGA
- a CDS encoding putative bifunctional diguanylate cyclase/phosphodiesterase — MSRPGEHFIRNLPLQRKLMLIIMLCCTATLLLASLFFVAREAKVLYRAQEEDLVSIAEVIGENSASAVVFNDPKSAEDTVRPLAAKSSILAAYIITKDGRLFARYLAPGAEREKLPLELVPEGATPADITRAVQQVQNEAYRSSFFSGYASAVKSIYLDGEQVGTVVLHANASGFLRNLGWTLVAALMFMGAAFVAAYLFSARLQQMVSSPLLELLATMKEVSASKNFSLRVQRPSSDEIGLLYDGFNEMLCEIEERNQILRQRQAHLQQLAHYDPLTRLPNRTLFYDRLSQALSLAGRAREAVAVIFIDLDHFKDINDTLGHRIGDLLLIEVASRLSTVVRSCDTVARLGGDEFTVFCQNIATPENAALVAQKLVALFADTFRLGESEIHVTASIGVTLFPNDGKTVDELLMNADIAMYHAKGAGKNVYALFEKRMNEHASERVTLLTDLRQAIVQGEFVLHYQPKVDVLTGKVTSVEALVRWMHPRLGLLGPDRFIRLAEESGLIAELTEWVMRTACRQAKAWQEVGHPPVRVAVNLSPFHFQRQDVKESILAVLGKTELDPALFEIEITEGALMQNDEYTCRVLGELREMGITVSVDDFGTGYSSLSYLHRFPINTLKIDRTFILNMMKSTEDQAIVTAIIAMAKSLNMQIVAEGVETVEQLEALKDQGCHEIQGFLISRPVNAEKVARFFTDEDSLRQERGTGIPAGDAA; from the coding sequence ATGAGCCGTCCCGGAGAGCACTTCATAAGAAACCTCCCGCTGCAACGCAAGCTGATGCTGATCATCATGCTTTGCTGCACGGCGACCCTCCTCCTCGCATCGCTCTTCTTCGTGGCGCGGGAGGCGAAGGTGCTGTACCGGGCCCAGGAGGAGGACCTCGTCTCCATAGCGGAGGTGATCGGGGAAAACAGCGCCTCGGCGGTCGTCTTCAACGACCCCAAGTCGGCGGAGGACACGGTGCGCCCCCTGGCGGCGAAGAGCTCCATCCTGGCGGCGTACATCATCACCAAGGACGGCCGACTCTTCGCCCGGTACCTGGCCCCGGGCGCGGAGCGGGAGAAGCTCCCCCTGGAGCTCGTTCCCGAGGGGGCGACCCCCGCCGACATCACCCGGGCGGTACAACAGGTACAAAATGAGGCCTACCGGAGTTCGTTCTTCTCCGGTTACGCGAGCGCGGTGAAGTCGATTTATCTCGACGGCGAGCAGGTCGGGACCGTGGTGCTCCATGCGAACGCCTCCGGCTTTCTGCGCAACCTGGGCTGGACCCTTGTCGCGGCCCTTATGTTCATGGGCGCCGCCTTCGTTGCCGCCTACCTCTTCTCTGCGCGGCTGCAGCAGATGGTGTCGTCACCGCTTCTGGAACTGCTCGCCACCATGAAGGAGGTTTCCGCCAGCAAGAACTTCTCTCTGCGCGTGCAGAGACCTTCGAGCGACGAGATCGGCCTTCTCTACGACGGCTTCAACGAGATGCTGTGCGAGATCGAGGAGCGCAACCAGATCCTCAGGCAGCGCCAGGCGCATCTGCAGCAGCTCGCGCACTACGATCCCCTGACCCGGCTCCCGAACCGCACCCTGTTTTACGACCGGCTGAGCCAGGCGCTCTCACTTGCGGGACGGGCGCGGGAGGCGGTGGCGGTGATCTTCATCGACCTTGACCACTTCAAGGACATCAACGACACCCTGGGGCACCGGATCGGCGACCTGCTCCTCATCGAGGTGGCAAGCCGCCTTTCGACGGTGGTGCGAAGCTGTGACACCGTGGCGCGGCTTGGCGGGGACGAGTTCACCGTCTTCTGCCAGAACATCGCCACGCCGGAAAACGCCGCCCTCGTCGCGCAGAAACTGGTTGCTCTTTTTGCCGACACCTTCCGGCTCGGCGAAAGCGAGATCCACGTCACCGCAAGCATCGGGGTGACCCTGTTCCCCAACGACGGCAAGACGGTGGACGAGCTTTTGATGAACGCCGACATCGCCATGTATCACGCGAAGGGCGCCGGCAAGAACGTGTACGCCCTCTTCGAGAAGAGGATGAACGAGCACGCAAGCGAGCGGGTCACCCTGCTCACCGACCTGCGCCAGGCTATCGTGCAGGGTGAGTTCGTGCTGCATTACCAGCCCAAGGTCGACGTGCTGACCGGCAAGGTGACCAGCGTCGAGGCGCTGGTGCGCTGGATGCACCCGAGGCTGGGGCTTTTGGGACCGGACCGCTTCATCCGCCTCGCCGAGGAGAGCGGTTTGATCGCAGAGCTCACCGAGTGGGTCATGCGCACCGCGTGTCGGCAGGCGAAAGCCTGGCAGGAGGTGGGGCACCCCCCGGTGCGGGTGGCGGTGAACCTCTCCCCGTTCCACTTTCAGCGCCAGGACGTGAAGGAGTCGATCCTCGCGGTACTTGGGAAGACGGAGCTCGACCCGGCGCTGTTTGAGATCGAGATCACGGAGGGGGCGCTCATGCAGAACGACGAGTACACCTGCCGTGTGCTTGGGGAACTGCGCGAGATGGGTATCACCGTCTCCGTGGACGATTTCGGCACCGGCTACTCGTCGCTTTCCTATCTGCACCGGTTTCCCATCAACACGCTGAAGATCGACCGTACCTTCATCCTCAACATGATGAAGAGCACCGAGGATCAGGCCATCGTCACCGCCATTATCGCCATGGCCAAAAGCCTCAACATGCAGATCGTGGCGGAAGGTGTGGAGACGGTGGAACAGCTGGAGGCCCTGAAGGACCAGGGATGCCACGAGATCCAGGGCTTCCTGATCTCGCGGCCGGTGAACGCCGAGAAAGTTGCGCGTTTTTTCACCGATGAAGACAGTCTGAGGCAAGAACGAGGTACCGGCATCCCGGCCGGGGATGCGGCATAG
- a CDS encoding GspE/PulE family protein: MNELRIRLKTGDEVRGVLTRSFKHQDSEIEVQVEGGKETLVFSLDEICYIRFLNPPAGIGGGKETIEEVQTIAGETFRVSVPANGKFLKGFLGMLQGEESYHTAFFTDSGIRYRQDDRRTGQILEDHGYVSPEKVEAAIRLQSEQAKGGDPDAAILLADAVDEGEAQEHALMHHARVGDILVESGLVTREQVEAAFKSQKGKKLQVGELLIMKGLITEEQLLSALATKFRLRYVDLDTVVPSDAALGAISEGLATRLKVFPISLEGRTLTVATSSPTDLSIGDNLRFSTNFATELVVAPQQKITAAIEKYYRNRIDTVDTLLNSMKGEAETVTIEEEADDTRLLFEPDSKIISLVNRILIDAYNQGASDIHFEPGTGNEPLGIRYRVDGECVAAHKVSASYKGAILVRIKIMADLNIAERRRPQSGKILLRYRQKMLEYRVEITPMVGGREAAVLRLLAASKPYPLTGLGLTPHNLERFMEILEKPHGIILCVGPTGSGKTTTLHSALGHINTQERKIWTAEDPVEITQQGLCQVQVNAKIGFTFAEALRSFLRADPDVIMIGEMRDAETSKIAIEASLTGHLVFSTLHTNSAPEAAVRLIEMGMDPFNFSDALLGILAQRLAKKLCPNCKKPARDQRQHYDEAVTALTQIAGERPVVIPDFKEASFMKAVGCDSCGGTGYKGRIALHELMTGTEAVKVAIRHGKGMDELRGIAMDDGMWTLKMDGLFKMMQGETDLEQVLKVCM, translated from the coding sequence ATGAACGAATTGAGGATAAGGCTAAAGACCGGAGACGAGGTGAGGGGGGTACTCACCCGCTCCTTCAAGCACCAGGACAGCGAGATCGAGGTGCAGGTGGAGGGGGGGAAGGAGACGCTTGTCTTCTCGCTCGACGAGATCTGCTACATACGTTTCCTGAACCCGCCGGCGGGGATCGGCGGCGGAAAAGAGACCATCGAGGAGGTGCAAACCATAGCCGGGGAGACCTTCAGGGTTTCCGTCCCGGCCAACGGCAAGTTCCTCAAGGGGTTCCTCGGGATGCTGCAGGGGGAGGAGAGTTACCACACCGCGTTCTTCACCGACTCTGGGATCAGGTACCGCCAGGACGACCGGCGCACGGGGCAGATCCTTGAGGACCACGGCTACGTATCGCCGGAAAAGGTGGAAGCCGCGATAAGGCTGCAGTCCGAGCAGGCAAAGGGGGGGGATCCGGACGCCGCGATCCTTTTGGCCGATGCCGTCGACGAAGGCGAGGCGCAGGAGCACGCCCTCATGCACCACGCGAGGGTGGGGGACATCCTGGTCGAGTCGGGGCTCGTGACCCGCGAGCAGGTGGAGGCAGCCTTCAAGAGCCAGAAGGGTAAGAAGCTGCAGGTAGGCGAACTCCTCATCATGAAGGGGCTCATCACCGAGGAGCAGCTCCTCTCGGCGCTCGCTACCAAGTTCAGGCTCCGCTACGTGGACCTCGACACGGTCGTCCCGAGCGACGCAGCGCTCGGCGCCATCTCCGAGGGGCTCGCCACCCGCCTGAAGGTGTTCCCGATCTCGCTGGAGGGTAGGACCCTTACCGTCGCCACCTCCTCCCCCACCGATCTCAGCATCGGCGACAACCTGAGGTTCTCGACCAACTTCGCCACCGAACTCGTGGTGGCCCCGCAGCAAAAGATCACCGCGGCAATCGAGAAGTACTACCGGAACCGGATCGACACCGTGGACACCCTGCTGAACTCGATGAAGGGGGAGGCGGAGACGGTCACCATCGAGGAGGAGGCGGACGATACCCGCCTGCTCTTCGAGCCGGACTCGAAGATCATCTCGCTGGTGAACCGAATCCTCATCGACGCCTACAACCAGGGGGCTTCCGACATCCACTTCGAGCCGGGTACCGGCAACGAGCCGCTGGGGATCCGCTACCGCGTCGACGGCGAGTGCGTGGCGGCGCACAAGGTATCCGCCTCCTACAAGGGTGCCATCCTGGTGCGCATAAAGATCATGGCGGACCTGAACATCGCAGAGCGGCGCCGTCCGCAAAGCGGCAAGATCCTGCTCCGTTACCGGCAGAAGATGCTCGAGTACCGCGTCGAGATCACCCCGATGGTGGGGGGGCGCGAGGCGGCGGTACTGAGGCTCCTCGCCGCGAGCAAGCCCTACCCCCTGACCGGGCTCGGGCTCACGCCGCACAACCTGGAACGGTTCATGGAGATCCTGGAGAAGCCGCACGGCATCATCCTCTGCGTCGGGCCGACCGGGTCGGGTAAGACCACCACGCTGCACTCGGCACTGGGCCATATCAACACGCAGGAGCGCAAGATCTGGACCGCGGAGGACCCGGTCGAGATCACGCAGCAGGGGCTTTGCCAGGTGCAGGTGAACGCGAAGATCGGCTTCACCTTCGCCGAGGCGCTGCGCTCCTTTTTGCGTGCCGACCCGGACGTCATAATGATCGGCGAGATGCGCGACGCGGAGACCTCGAAGATCGCCATCGAGGCCTCCCTCACCGGTCACCTCGTCTTCTCCACCCTGCACACGAACTCCGCACCGGAGGCGGCGGTGCGCCTCATCGAGATGGGGATGGACCCCTTCAACTTCTCCGACGCCCTCCTCGGCATCCTGGCGCAGCGCCTGGCCAAGAAGCTCTGCCCGAACTGCAAGAAGCCGGCGCGCGACCAGCGGCAGCATTACGACGAGGCGGTGACGGCGCTCACGCAGATCGCGGGGGAGAGGCCCGTCGTCATCCCGGACTTCAAGGAAGCGAGCTTCATGAAGGCGGTCGGCTGTGACAGCTGCGGGGGAACCGGCTACAAGGGGCGCATCGCGCTGCACGAGCTCATGACCGGGACCGAAGCGGTGAAGGTCGCCATCAGGCACGGCAAGGGGATGGACGAGCTGCGCGGCATCGCCATGGATGACGGGATGTGGACTCTGAAGATGGACGGCCTTTTTAAGATGATGCAGGGGGAGACGGATCTCGAGCAGGTGCTGAAGGTGTGCATGTAG